One window from the genome of Accipiter gentilis chromosome 35, bAccGen1.1, whole genome shotgun sequence encodes:
- the LOC126034659 gene encoding coiled-coil domain-containing protein 81-like isoform X2, with the protein MRQTKMNFWDGMEHAFMMPSITAEERTAIWDAVAGYVQEQLLLHKGVRIATLGSFDTVPKLVQVGDEAVIIQQPVFHLARNLVNVHNLTDNKAYLPGNKLLEALKYAKVAAAACASRQKVESCIQGTLSLLSYCLGKGENIALALRDIGVLLIEGRRVQMKFYYGFLETLSGKENLGKAVFKVPQLLDVVVSPVVPVASLSSSGRVIIFPEFEMEFVPKPLARDLLNTSRQGPGEDKKVRRDHWSPFGQGRKVGSPGFPFPLSPDAINAEKPQFWEITGPRKRKKSRVR; encoded by the exons ATGAGACAGACCAAGATGAACTTCTGGGATGGGATGGAGCACGCCTTCATGATGCCCAGCATCACCGCTGAAG agCGAACAGCCATCTGGGACGCCGTGGCCGGCTACGTTCAAGAACAGCTCTTGCTGCACAAG GGAGTCCGGATTGCCACGCTCGGCTCCTTCGATACTGTCCCTAAACTGGTCCAGGTTGGAGATGAGGCTGTGATTATCCAGCAGCCCGTCTTTCACCTGGCCAGGAATCTCGTGAACGTCCACAACCTGACGGACAACAAAGCCTACCTGCCTG GAAACAAATTGCTGGAGGCCCTTAAATACGCCAAGGTGGCTGCAGCCGCCTGTGCGTCCCGGCAGAAAGTGGAGAGCTGCATCCAAGGCACCCTATCCCTGCTCTCTTACTGCCTGGGGAAAGGGGAGAACATCGCCCTTGCCCTGAGGGACATTGGGGTGTTGCTCATTGAAGGCAGGAGGGTGCAAATGAAGTTCTACTACGGCTTCCTGGAGACGTTGTCTGGGAAGGAAAACTTGGGAAAAGCCGTTTTCAAG GTCCCCCAGCTGCTGGACGTGGTGGTGTCCCCAGTGGTGCCCGTGGCCAGCCTGAGCTCCTCTGGCCGTGTCATCATCTTTCCCGA GTTTGAAATGGAGTTTGTGCCCAAACCACTGGCCAGGGATCTTCTGAACACCTCGAGACAAGGCCCCGGTGAGGACAAGAAAGTGAGAAGAGACCACTGGTCACCTTTTGGGCAAGGCAGGAAAG TGGGATCTCCtggttttccctttcctcttagTCCAGATGCGATTAATGCTGAAAAACCACAGTTCTGGGAAATCACGGGGccgaggaagaggaagaagtcgCGGGTCAG GTAG
- the LOC126034659 gene encoding coiled-coil domain-containing protein 81-like isoform X1, which translates to MRQTKMNFWDGMEHAFMMPSITAEERTAIWDAVAGYVQEQLLLHKGVRIATLGSFDTVPKLVQVGDEAVIIQQPVFHLARNLVNVHNLTDNKAYLPGNKLLEALKYAKVAAAACASRQKVESCIQGTLSLLSYCLGKGENIALALRDIGVLLIEGRRVQMKFYYGFLETLSGKENLGKAVFKVPQLLDVVVSPVVPVASLSSSGRVIIFPEFEMEFVPKPLARDLLNTSRQGPGEDKKVRRDHWSPFGQGRKVGSPGFPFPLSPDAINAEKPQFWEITGPRKRKKSRVRRRSEIPKGSSAKKQPVTSRPKGKSMLKGQTSKQSQVQALPQSHGEEGIVDQILAEMAVRKTVKAKPSHPRGALTFETPVIAVLSATSSEASLL; encoded by the exons ATGAGACAGACCAAGATGAACTTCTGGGATGGGATGGAGCACGCCTTCATGATGCCCAGCATCACCGCTGAAG agCGAACAGCCATCTGGGACGCCGTGGCCGGCTACGTTCAAGAACAGCTCTTGCTGCACAAG GGAGTCCGGATTGCCACGCTCGGCTCCTTCGATACTGTCCCTAAACTGGTCCAGGTTGGAGATGAGGCTGTGATTATCCAGCAGCCCGTCTTTCACCTGGCCAGGAATCTCGTGAACGTCCACAACCTGACGGACAACAAAGCCTACCTGCCTG GAAACAAATTGCTGGAGGCCCTTAAATACGCCAAGGTGGCTGCAGCCGCCTGTGCGTCCCGGCAGAAAGTGGAGAGCTGCATCCAAGGCACCCTATCCCTGCTCTCTTACTGCCTGGGGAAAGGGGAGAACATCGCCCTTGCCCTGAGGGACATTGGGGTGTTGCTCATTGAAGGCAGGAGGGTGCAAATGAAGTTCTACTACGGCTTCCTGGAGACGTTGTCTGGGAAGGAAAACTTGGGAAAAGCCGTTTTCAAG GTCCCCCAGCTGCTGGACGTGGTGGTGTCCCCAGTGGTGCCCGTGGCCAGCCTGAGCTCCTCTGGCCGTGTCATCATCTTTCCCGA GTTTGAAATGGAGTTTGTGCCCAAACCACTGGCCAGGGATCTTCTGAACACCTCGAGACAAGGCCCCGGTGAGGACAAGAAAGTGAGAAGAGACCACTGGTCACCTTTTGGGCAAGGCAGGAAAG TGGGATCTCCtggttttccctttcctcttagTCCAGATGCGATTAATGCTGAAAAACCACAGTTCTGGGAAATCACGGGGccgaggaagaggaagaagtcgCGGGTCAG GCGGCGGTCAGAGATCCCAAAGGGCTCCTCTGCCAAAAAGCAGCCAGTGACCAGCCGTCCGAAGGGCAAATCCATGCTCAAAGGCCAAACATCAAAGCAGAGCCAAGTGCAGGCACTGCCTCAGAGCCACGGAGAAGAAGGAATAGTGGATCAAATCCTCGCTGAAATGGCAGTGAGGAAGACGGTGAAAGCCAAGCCCTCCCATCCTCGGGGCGCCTTGACCTTCGAAACACCGGTAATAGCCGTGTTATCGGCAACGAGCTCTGAGGCCAGCCTGCTCTAG